Genomic window (Chryseobacterium bernardetii):
AGCCGTAGCCAATCACCCAAGCATTCAATCTTTGTATCAGGAAGCTAAAATTGCCGAGCAAACCAAAAAAGTTGAGCGTTCGCAAGGCTTACCCGATTTTACTATTGGTTACGTTAATCAATCCTTGATAGGTTTTCAGGATGTAAACGGAACGGAGCGGTTTTTCAATAGCGGAAACCGATTTAGCTCTGTAAACATAGGCATCTCAATTCCCATTACTTACGGTGCTACAAAAGCACGAATTAAATCTTTGGATTATAGTAAGCAAGCAGCCGAAGCCAATGCACAACAGCGACAGAAAATACTTGCTACACAAATGCAAAATGCTTTGCACCAATATCAACAAGATATACAGCAATTCAATTATTTTCAGCAGGAAGCTTTGCCTAATGCCAAAGAAATCGTATCAGCTGCACAATTGGGTTACAGAACAGGCGAAATCAGTTATGTAGAGTATCTTTTTGCATTGCAAACCGCTACCGACATAGAATTGAATTACCTGAAAAGCATTCAACAAGTAAACCAATCCGTAATTCAAATTTATTCATTCATCAATCAATAAGTAAAATGAAATTCACTATAAAAAAAATCTGGAGCATAACAACAATAGTTGTTTTAGTATTTGCTTTTTCGGCTTGCAGTAATCACAAAGAAGGCGATGGTCACGACCACGGCACAAAAAAAGAAGAACCAAAAAAAGAAGAAGCTCACGAAGAAGAAACTCCAACCATTGCCACACTTACCGAAGAGCAAATAAAAACGGTAGGCATACAATTAGGTACAATAGAACAAAAAGAATTAACAGCAACAATCCGGGCAAACGGCTTACTAAAAGTGCCCAATAACAACAAAGCCAATGCAACTTCATTGTATGGGGGTGTGATAAAAACGCTTAAAGTTCAAATTGGAGATTATGTAAAGAAAGGACAAGTAATAGCCACAATTGCCAATCCGCAGTTTATACAATTGCAGGAAGAATACTTGAGCACAGCAAGCAGAATAACCTTTGCAGAGCAAGAATTGGCAAGGCAAAAAGAACTGAACCAAGGCAATGCCGGTGCTGGTAAAAATTTACAAAGTGCCACAGCCGAACTCAATAGCTTACGAACCAGAAGAGCTTCTTTACAACAGCAGATACAGCTAATGGGCATTAATCCCAGTTCGGTATCAAATAGCAATCTACGATCGGCATTGGTCGTAACCAGTCCGCTGAATGGTACGGTTAGCAACGTTTTTGCCAAGATAGGAAGTTATGCAGATGTATCTTCGCCTGTGATAGAAATTGTAGATAACAGTTCATTACATTTGGATTTACAGGTTTTTGAAAAGGATTTACCACAGGTAAAAGTGGGGCAAACCATTCACTTTACTATAACAAACAATCCATCAACCGAATATGATGCTACTGTTTTTAGTATTGGTTCATCATTTGAAAATGATAGTAAAACCATAGCCGTACACTGCCGTGTAAATGGCAATAAAAAGGGTTTAATTGACGGAATGAACATCACTGGTATTGTCAGTCTTAGCAATGTAACAACTCCTGCTGTACCCAACGAAGCTGTTGTAAACGCCGATGGTAAATACTATATTTTTGTGCAAACCGATAAAAAAGCAGAAGAACACCACGAAGAAGGAGAAGAAGCACACGAACATAAGGAAGGCGAAGAAAAAGAGCATTCGGAAGAAAAAACCAGTATGAACTTTGAAAAAATAGAAGTACTGAAAGGCGTATCCGACATGGGGTATACCGCAATAAACTTCGTGAACGAAATTCCTGCCAATGCAAAAATTGTGGTAAAAGGAGCCTTTTTTGTAAATGCAAAATTAAGTAATACAGGAGGTCACGAACATTAATTTTTTGTTATGAAAAATATTGAAGAGAAACTTTTAAAAAAAAACACCAACCCTACCAGTATGCGGATTTTGGTGTATGACTTTTTGGAAGAACAACAGATAGCGATGTCATTATCTGAAATAGAAAGCCATTTTTATAAAGCAGATAGAATTACTATTTATAGAACTCTGAAAACTTTCGAGGAAAAAGGTATTGTACATAGTATTCAAGACAATAACACAAGTAAATATATCTTATGTGACGATGGGTGCGATGAGAAAACTCATAAAGATTGGCATCTGCACTTCTACTGTAAAATTTGTAAACAGACAACCTGTAAAGAAGATTTTACAATACCACAGGAAAGGAATTATGAATTTAGAATTGACGAGATAAAACTATTTGGTAAGGGTATTTGCGAGAAGTGCTTAAAGGAGAGTTTGCAATAGCATTGCAGGCTCTCTATAATTAACTTTGATATTAAAAAGAAAGATATGGAACATAAACATAAATATGATGCACAAGGTAAACAGCTTTGTTGCACAGCACAAGAACAAAAAATATATACCGATGCCAACGCTAAAAAGCTATTGGGAAAGCATCACAACGAAGATGGTCACAATCACGAACACAGTGATGATGACGGTCACAATCACGGAAGTACCGATAATTCTACCTTTCAAATGTTTTTACCAGCCATTATCAGTTTTGCATTATTAATGATAGCCATCGCTTTCGATAATTGGTTTCTGCAATCTTGGTTCACAGGCTGGGTACGAATTGTTTGGTATGTTGTAGCCTATATTCCTGTTGGATTTCCCGTAATTAAAGAAGCTTTTGAAAGCATCAGAAAAGGCGATGTGTTTTCAGAATTTTTATTAATGAGCATTGCCACCATCGGAGCTTTTGCCATTGGCGAATATCCCGAAGGTGTAGCCGTAATGTTGTTTTATGCCGTTGGCGAAGTGTTTCAAACATTGGCGGTTACACGAGCCAAAGCGAATATTAAAACCTTGCTCGACCAACGTCCCGATGATGTAACTGTTTTAGAAAATAACCAACCAAAAACCGTAAAAGCTGAAACCGTAAGTATCGGAAATATTATCCAATTAAAACCAGGAGAAAAATTAGGATTAGACGGCGAATTATTATCCGAAACAGCATCATTTAACACAGCTGCACTTACAGGCGAAAGCAAGCCCGACACGAAAACCAAAGGCGAAACCGTATTAGCAGGAATGATAAACCTAACAACCGTTGCACAGGTAAAAGTAACCACCGCTTACACAGACAGCAAGCTTTCAAAAATTTTAGAATTAGTACAAAATGCCACCGCTCAAAAAGCACCTACCGAATTATTCATCCGAAAATTTGCAAAAATCTACACCCCGATTGTAGTGCTTTTAGCATTATTAATTACAACAATTCCTTATTTTTTTGTAGATAATTATTTGTTTAGTCAATGGTTATACAGAGCCTTGGTATTCTTGGTAATTTCGTGCCCTTGTGCTTTGGTCATCAGTATTCCTTTGGGGTATTTTGGAGGAATTGGAGCCGCTTCCAAAAATGGAATTTTGTTTAAAGGAAGCAACTTTTTAGATGCCATTGCCGATATTAAAAACGTAGTGATGGACAAAACAGGTACAATGACCGAAGGCGTTTTCAAAGTTCAAGAAGTGGTATTAAAACCGGAATTTAATAAGGATGAAATTTTGAAAATGGTTAACGCTTTAGAAAGCCAAAGTACACATCCTGTTGCAACAGCTATACATCAATATGTAGGCGAAATTGATAGCACTATTAAATTAGAAAATACAGAAGAAATTGCCGGTCACGGTTTGAAATCCAGTGTAAACGGGAAAGAATTATTGGTAGGGAATTTCAAGTTGATGGATAAATTCAACATCAGTTATGATTTAGATCCGACTACAATTGTTTACACTTTAATTGCCATTTCCTACGATGGAAAATTTGCAGGATATATTACCATTGCAGACAGCATCAAAGAAGATGCACAGTTAACAATTGACAAACTGAAAGCATTAGGCGTAAAAACCACAATGTTGAGCGGAGACAAAAGCACCGTAGTAAAATTTGTTGCCGATAAATTAGGAATTAATAATGCCTTTGGCGATTTATTACCCGAAGACAAAGTAAATAAAGTAAAAGAAATAAAAGCCCAAAACGAAACCGTAGCATTCGTAGGCGATGGCGTGAACGACGCACCAGTAGTAGCTTTGAGCGATGTAGGAATTGCAATGGGCGGTCTAGGAAGCGATGCCACCATAGAAACTGCCGATGTGGTTATTCAGGACGATAAGCCAAGCAAAATCCCAATGGCAATCAACATTGGTAAGCAAACTAAAAAAATTGTTTGGCAAAATATCATATTGGCATTTGCTGTAAAAGCAATCGTATTGGTTTTAGGAGCAGGTGGACTGGCCACAATGTGGGAAGCCGTTTTTGCTGATGTAGGTGTAGCATTGTTGGCTATTTTAAATGCTGTGAGGATACAGAGGATGAAGTTTTAAAAGATATAAAAAAGAATATAACTAATTTTAAGAATAATATTGTAGGTATACGTTGCTATCAATTTTAGTAGTGAGTTAAGAAGGTTATATAAGCGAAATGAAAGAGGTTAATTAAGCCTGAAAACTAAAATTCAGGCTTTAATACAACACCTTTCACACAAACTCCCCAATGTCAAAATCACTCAAATCACTTTTCCGCAAAGTGGAAGAACCGGCTTCCGTTTCAGATGAAAGGGTGCTATCCAAAAGCTCGGCTATTCTTCGGGAAGCATCTTCCATAGAATTTTCCAATAGGCTAAATAATTCGGTTCCCTGTATTTTTTGAACTATCGCTATCGCTATTTCCTTTTGGGCTGGTTCCAATTCTTCTTTTTGGAGCAACACCCCCACGGAGTTTAGTTCTTCAAAGGTAACCCCTTGGGCAAAACCGTTATCACCACCAGATATTCCGTACCTGTTCCATTCTTCTTCCTCTTCCTCCAAATCAGGCATATTTCTGAAAACTTCGTCCAGCTCTTCCTGCGGAATTTGAACACTTACGTTTTCATTTTCGTCGTATTCAATGTCTAAATTAGCAAGGTTTATTTCATTTTCCTGAATTTGGCGTTCAGTGGCAGTGTTTGGCACTGAAAGGCGTTCTACAGGTTTGGGCTGTCCCATAATATCGGGTAAGTTCGGGTTGACTTTTTTATGCGGAGGGTCTTGTTTCGACCTTTTATGAATTACAATTTTATCCTGCAATAACAGGACAATGACTATGAGTAGGCATATCACAATTACTATTTCCATAGCTTATAGAATAGGTTTAAAATGTTCGTTGAAATAATCGGTAATATCTTCACCGTACTCCCTGAAATGATGTTCGAGAATGTTGTCAATGTAAGAGTAGAGCGTTGTTCTTTCTTCCCTTGTCAGTTGAACGATGCGGAGCAATCTTTCGTGGTATTCAGGGCGTATGTAAACGACCTTGCCGTTACGCCCCGATGGAAACCGATTGACCAAAAACGTTTCCTCATAGTTCACTTTTTTTGATGAACTGTTACGGGCTTTTTCCCTTGGCTTGGTTTCCTTTGGTACATCCTGCTTTTTGTTATTGCTCGGTGGAGCTACAAGCTCATCGCCGCTTATGATGTTCATAAGGTATTCCTCATCAACATTGGGCTTTTCAAAATCGTTGTTTTTGTTATTTGAAGCCATACTTTACTGTTTTTATAGATGAGTGATTTTTAAAAATTCCTCGACAAACAAATCCATTTTCGTTGCTTTCATCAACTGTGGTTCAGCAGGCAGCAAACTTGATCGGAACACATAACTGCCTGTGTCGTCTGTTTCCTTTCGGAAACGTTTGCTGTCCATTATTCTTGTTTCCATTATGGGCAGGTTGAGTTCTTTGATGACATTTTGATAAGCATCATACAATCCTGTTCTTTCCCTCCCGTCCACTTGGTTCCAAAATAGCCACATCTCTTGTTCGGGATTTCCCTCGTCCGTTTTGGGAAGTCCGAGAAAGGCTTTGGTAAAGCCCAATGTACTTTCCACTACCAAACGATCGGCAGTAATGGGCGAAAAGATAAAGTCCATTTTTTTCAAGGTAGTCAGTACGCCTTTGGTATTGGCTGTTCCGGGCAGGTCGAAGAAAACTACATCCGGTTCAACCGCAGATTGGATTGTATATTCCGATGCTTTATCCAAAGCCGTTTCAGCCTTGCATTTAATAATCGGGTACGCTTTTTTGTTGATGGTTTGAAACTGCTTCATTGCTGCCTTTTTATGGTAGTCGTTCTGCATTATGGTTCTCTTATCCCTTTCACGCATATTGGTCAGGCTGTGTTGTGGAAAGTCGCAGTCCATCACCAGTACATTAAAACCTAAACGGTAATGAAGCACACTTGCCAGCAAGGTGGTCATCGTGGATTTTCCCACACCGCCCTTTTGGGTGGAGAAGCTGATTTTTAAAGTTTTCTTTGTTGTTTCCATTATTTAAAAATTTATTGTTACACACTTTATCTGTTTTGCAGGATTGAATATTGGTTTGTCTGATTATAACCTCATTCCTATATTCCTGCATTCTCTTTTGGGTACTTTCCTGCACAGGTATTTGCTTTCATTTTTGTCTTGTTAGGTACATTCTTTGGCAAGTGGAAAAACTTGCAACAGGTAAATTGCTTTACCGCTTTTATGCTTTTACACTTTTATTGTTTTATGCTTTTAAAACCTTATGCTTTTATTCCAAACTACCTGTTTGCAAACCTGATTTTCTTCTTTGTTTAGATACATTTTTTATTACCTGCACTAAAATTATACGGCAAATAAAGCGATTGATTTAATCGATGATTGAGCTGTGGCAGTGTTTGGCTTTCAAAGGCAGTGTTTGGCACTGCTATGCAGTACAATGCTTTCGTAAACAGGGCTTTACTTTGTACAATGATTTTTATTAATGGATTTATGCAAAAGTCTTTTGACAAATCGGAGGGTAACGGGAACGGCATCGAGCCGTTTTTCCCTGTTACATTTAATCCGTCCCGCAGGGCGGATTTTTGTGTTCAACGGAACACGGCAAGTTGTGTTTTGAGGCACTCGAAACCGAGTCAGTGCCTCAAAACAACTTGCCCTGCTGGGAGCTTAAAAAACGCTTTCCGAAGTCAGCGTTTTGTGTGAATTAAAAATGGATTAGTGATGAACGAGAACAATAACAAAAAACAGAATAAGGGCGGACGGAGAGCTAAGACCGATCCAAGCATCCACCGCCACGTTTTTCGTCTTACGGACGAAGAAAATGCCAAACTTTTATCGCTTTTTGAAGCATCGGGAATGCCCAATAAAGCCAAGTTTATCATTTCGCAGGTGTTCGGAAATGAAATGAAGTCGGTTAAAATTGACAAAGGAACAGTTGATTTTTATATGCGGCTGACTTCGTTTCACAGTCAGTTTCGTGCAATAGGTGTCAATTATAATCAGATTGTAAAGCTGTTGTACCGCCATTTTTCGGAGAAAAAAGCCGCCGCATTCCTTTACAAATTAGAAAAACAGACGGCAGAAATGGCGGTATTATGCCAAAAAATTATTCAGATAACCGAAGAATTTGAAGTAAAACATCTGAAAAAATAGCCTTAGAAATGATAGCGAAAATCGGCAGAAGCGGAAATTTATACGGAGCATTGGCTTACAATCAGCTCAAAGTTGAGAATGAAAACGGAAAAATTTTGTTTGCCAATAAAATGATTGAAACCAATGGTCATTATTCCGTTGCACAATTAGCCCAATCTTTTGCCCCTTATCTGATAGCCAATCGCAATACGGAGAAACATACATTGCATATTTCACTCAATCCCAATCCAAAAGACAAGGTAAGTGATGACAGTTTCAGGGAAATGGCGGAAGAATACATGCGGGAAATGGGTTACGGCGAACAGCCTTTTGTGGTATTCAAACATACCGATATTGACCGTAGCCATATTCATATTGTATCGGTTTGCGTAGACGAAGAGGGTAAAAAAATCTCTGACAAGTTTGAAAAAATGCGGTCGATGAATATTTGCCGAGAACTCGAAAAAAAACATGAATTGATACCTGCAACGGATAAAGAACACAAACAGAACGACA
Coding sequences:
- a CDS encoding conjugal transfer protein TraD produces the protein MEIVIVICLLIVIVLLLQDKIVIHKRSKQDPPHKKVNPNLPDIMGQPKPVERLSVPNTATERQIQENEINLANLDIEYDENENVSVQIPQEELDEVFRNMPDLEEEEEEWNRYGISGGDNGFAQGVTFEELNSVGVLLQKEELEPAQKEIAIAIVQKIQGTELFSLLENSMEDASRRIAELLDSTLSSETEAGSSTLRKSDLSDFDIGEFV
- the mobA gene encoding conjugal transfer protein MobA; this translates as MNENNNKKQNKGGRRAKTDPSIHRHVFRLTDEENAKLLSLFEASGMPNKAKFIISQVFGNEMKSVKIDKGTVDFYMRLTSFHSQFRAIGVNYNQIVKLLYRHFSEKKAAAFLYKLEKQTAEMAVLCQKIIQITEEFEVKHLKK
- a CDS encoding Fur family transcriptional regulator, which translates into the protein MKNIEEKLLKKNTNPTSMRILVYDFLEEQQIAMSLSEIESHFYKADRITIYRTLKTFEEKGIVHSIQDNNTSKYILCDDGCDEKTHKDWHLHFYCKICKQTTCKEDFTIPQERNYEFRIDEIKLFGKGICEKCLKESLQ
- a CDS encoding heavy metal translocating P-type ATPase codes for the protein MEHKHKYDAQGKQLCCTAQEQKIYTDANAKKLLGKHHNEDGHNHEHSDDDGHNHGSTDNSTFQMFLPAIISFALLMIAIAFDNWFLQSWFTGWVRIVWYVVAYIPVGFPVIKEAFESIRKGDVFSEFLLMSIATIGAFAIGEYPEGVAVMLFYAVGEVFQTLAVTRAKANIKTLLDQRPDDVTVLENNQPKTVKAETVSIGNIIQLKPGEKLGLDGELLSETASFNTAALTGESKPDTKTKGETVLAGMINLTTVAQVKVTTAYTDSKLSKILELVQNATAQKAPTELFIRKFAKIYTPIVVLLALLITTIPYFFVDNYLFSQWLYRALVFLVISCPCALVISIPLGYFGGIGAASKNGILFKGSNFLDAIADIKNVVMDKTGTMTEGVFKVQEVVLKPEFNKDEILKMVNALESQSTHPVATAIHQYVGEIDSTIKLENTEEIAGHGLKSSVNGKELLVGNFKLMDKFNISYDLDPTTIVYTLIAISYDGKFAGYITIADSIKEDAQLTIDKLKALGVKTTMLSGDKSTVVKFVADKLGINNAFGDLLPEDKVNKVKEIKAQNETVAFVGDGVNDAPVVALSDVGIAMGGLGSDATIETADVVIQDDKPSKIPMAINIGKQTKKIVWQNIILAFAVKAIVLVLGAGGLATMWEAVFADVGVALLAILNAVRIQRMKF
- a CDS encoding efflux RND transporter periplasmic adaptor subunit codes for the protein MKFTIKKIWSITTIVVLVFAFSACSNHKEGDGHDHGTKKEEPKKEEAHEEETPTIATLTEEQIKTVGIQLGTIEQKELTATIRANGLLKVPNNNKANATSLYGGVIKTLKVQIGDYVKKGQVIATIANPQFIQLQEEYLSTASRITFAEQELARQKELNQGNAGAGKNLQSATAELNSLRTRRASLQQQIQLMGINPSSVSNSNLRSALVVTSPLNGTVSNVFAKIGSYADVSSPVIEIVDNSSLHLDLQVFEKDLPQVKVGQTIHFTITNNPSTEYDATVFSIGSSFENDSKTIAVHCRVNGNKKGLIDGMNITGIVSLSNVTTPAVPNEAVVNADGKYYIFVQTDKKAEEHHEEGEEAHEHKEGEEKEHSEEKTSMNFEKIEVLKGVSDMGYTAINFVNEIPANAKIVVKGAFFVNAKLSNTGGHEH
- a CDS encoding ParA family protein; translated protein: METTKKTLKISFSTQKGGVGKSTMTTLLASVLHYRLGFNVLVMDCDFPQHSLTNMRERDKRTIMQNDYHKKAAMKQFQTINKKAYPIIKCKAETALDKASEYTIQSAVEPDVVFFDLPGTANTKGVLTTLKKMDFIFSPITADRLVVESTLGFTKAFLGLPKTDEGNPEQEMWLFWNQVDGRERTGLYDAYQNVIKELNLPIMETRIMDSKRFRKETDDTGSYVFRSSLLPAEPQLMKATKMDLFVEEFLKITHL
- a CDS encoding DUF3408 domain-containing protein; translated protein: MASNNKNNDFEKPNVDEEYLMNIISGDELVAPPSNNKKQDVPKETKPREKARNSSSKKVNYEETFLVNRFPSGRNGKVVYIRPEYHERLLRIVQLTREERTTLYSYIDNILEHHFREYGEDITDYFNEHFKPIL